ATGTTGCAGAGGGGATATTTGAGCATAGGGAGTGGATGGGTAATCCGCTCTATAAAGTCTATTACCTTCAGAAATTTGTCGAGAAGCCCGGTCGTGATATAAGGGCAATAGTCATTGGGGGCGAGTTTGTAACGGCAATATATCGCTACTCAAGTCACTGGATAACCAACGCTGCTAGGGGGGCGAAAGCTGAACCTTGTGAAGATGAGGAAGTTAGAGAGCTGGCTATTAAGGCATGGGAAGCTTTTGGTGAGGGAGCGTTAGCTATTGACATCTTTGAGAGCAGGAAGGGCTTACTCGTTAACGAGGTCAACCCTACAATGGAATTCAAATCTGCCTATGAGGCTACAAAGGCAGATATTGCTGGTAAACTTGTCGAATACGCTGTGAGCATTGCAAAAAGGTAAAAAAGAGGGCTCACTCTCCAATGTTAATTCCTAGAATGATGTCTGTTTTCCCACCTGAAACTCCCTTGAGTCTGAAAAGTGCCGTCCAGGATTTGTGGGGAATTCCAGAGTCATAGTCCCAATCGAAGTAGTCATCATCTAGCAGGATCGTAAATCCGATCCCACCCATTGGGTCATCATCGTCTCCCCACTTCTCAAGGTCTTCCTCCCATCCCTGGTATTCAAAGTAAATGAACGGGGTCTGGGGAGCATTGAGGTCTAAAATCGTTGCATTGAACTTTAACTCTCCCTTATTCCCCTCAACTATCCCTCTTTTTAGGCCTTTTTCGAGAACACATTTGCCGGCTGAAAACGATGAAATGTTGAATACTGTGTTTTTGGCTTTCTTTAGCATTACCTTCTCGTAGCGTGGAAATACGTAGGACGTACCTGAGGGAACGAGTGGGTAGACATGAACCTTTGAGTCTGGTATATTCTTGTATTTTTCGAGCTTTTCAAACCCTGTGCAGGCTCTAGTATAGAAGTAATACTCATCCTCAAACTCGTCCGTATCCTTGATGAACCTAACGCTGTGGAGAGTTATTTTTGCAGCAGTCTTTTTCAAGGTTCTTGGCACTTCGACTTCATATATAAAGTACCTAACTAACATGTTTCCATTGTCGGAAATGACCTCTATCTCTCTTCCATTTGGATACCTGCCAGCAGTAATTCCCGTGCTGGCTATTCCAACTTTATCAGGTTTTGCCCCTATAAGCCAGTTAAAGACATTTCCCCACTCTGTACTGATGCCTTGCCCAGATGCCAATAAGTAACTTGTTTTTGCAGCATCATATCCCCACTTTGCCGCTGTTCCTAGCTCAGCAGTTGCCAGTCCTACTGCTAGATCTATTAGCATTCCCGCTCCGAGCGTTACATATTCTCCGGGATCGTCATTGTCCCATGCAACGGTTTTCAGGATTATGGATCTGTACTCTGAGGTTTCATTTAGTGGCATTGAGAAAACTGGATATCCGTTTATAAACCGGTAACTTATGTTCCCCAAGGCCTGTGGAACGTGGTAGAGAAGTCTGCTTTTATCCTCTGCTTCCACCCATCTAACCATTGGATATCCAAAAGTATAGACGGGTCCATATGTGAATGCTGGACCGTTTTTGTGTCCATAAGCGTAAGCCCATGATGCTATCTGAATTTCTCCCTCTCTGTCGTCTTTGTTGCCTTTTATGTATATGTCTTCCACTACTATAACGAGGTACCTCTCAACGTCTTTATCTACCACTATTCCCTCCCTGGCATCGACTATAATGTTGCTTTTCTTTGGAAATCTTATATTGGCTCGGGGGCTTGATATCCATGTAAGAAATTCCCTCTTCCCGATGTATCTAAAAGAATTCTCAAATGTGTAGTCTACTCTCAATGTCCCTCCCCTGCTGAGAATTTTCCCCCTTCCGGAACTGAGTAGCTTTCCATCTCTCTTCCTATAGAGTTTCCATACCAGCCCATTTATGGAGATGTAGTACTCTTCACTGCCATCCATGTCGGTGTCTATGTACATCTTCATCGGCATGCTATTGTGAAATGTGCTTCCATCCTTAAAGTGTAAGATCATGCCGAATCCGTATGAGTATGCCTTGAAAGTTACACCTTCGAAACCATTGACTTCCTCATAATATCCGGCTGATGTGTAGTAAGTTATCCATCCCCTCTCTCCTTCTAAGAGGAGATATCCGCTTTTTGGATAGGATAGTCTGCTTTTTCCACAATTCCCTCTTATCTTAAGGAACACCTGTTGCGGGAATACTTCCGAATAATTTCTGATAGTTAGAGTTGCGTATCTCCCTTTGAATGTAATGTTGCCCCTTTGAATTTCCTCCCCATAGGCGTCTTTTAAAATGTAGTGACCTGAGGGCGATATTAATCCAGAATACAGCTCAAGCTTCCAGGAGTTTCCAAACTCTCTCCCCGTGGTTATCTCAACGACCGTAGGTTCAGGAGATATGATTTTTCCTCCCGGCATGTAGAGCTTCTCTATGTGGATGCAGTCAGTAGGGAGGCTCTCGTTTGCAAATTCTAACGTTAGCGTAACTTCCGCTCCTGGATTTTTTAGTGATGTTTTTGCACCTACAGAAGCTATTATCGATGTGTCGTTGGGTGCAATGGCTACTGAACCGACATCCGTCAGTTGTTCTGGTTTCAAAATGCTCACATATTTCCCTGGAGTTATGATTATACTGTTTAACTTTGGCACCATGGAATCTTCCAGCTTAATACCCATGTTTATCCCTTCAATAACCTCAACTCCTTCTGGGAGCTCTATTGGAACTTCTTCCTCTTCTTTCGGCTCTTGGGTTTGAGTTGGAGTTTGTGTTTTGGTTTCTGTTTTTTCGTTTTCTCTGGTTTCTGTACTTGTCTGGGTTTTTGTGGGGGTTGGAGTTTCAGTTTCTACATCCTCCCGGTGTTCATCGGGTGTCTGGGCTGGGGTTGTTGTCGGTGATGTTGTTTCTGTTTGAGTTTTGCCTGAGCTTTCTGGAGAGGGTGGGGACTGTGTTGACGTTGTCTGCTGGTGCTCGGAAGAAGTTTGCGTCTCTTTACTATTCCTCTCTTCTCCCTGAGTTTTGTAGGGAATTTCAGGGCTGATACACCCACTTATAAACACCAAAATTAACAAGAGCACTCCAAACATAAGTTTCCTCATTATCTAATCCTCCACTTTCAAGCCCAAGCCGTGAGAATAAACTCACGAACTCGAACTTGAATATGCTTAAAAATTTTTAATGTATTAGAACTACTTAAGGCTTCTCATTTACAAAAAGCAAAAAGAAAATTTCAATAAGCCTCGGCAAGGCTTGGTCTATACTCCCACCTATGTTCATCAACTTCTATCTTTATGTCAAGTGGCTCAAGATTCTTCACTTCAAATCCCTTCCTCTTTCCCCACTTCTCTATCTGCCTTAGAACTATTCTAACGCCGATTCTTGCTAGTGGGAAGAAGGGGATTAGGAATGGGTTTCCTCTCATAACCTTTGGTAGCCCCTTAAGAATTTCCCTGGCCATATGCTTCCATGCGTAGTAGAGGTGGAGGAACTGACCGTATGTTATCATATCTTCCACTCTGTAGAATTCTTCCCCTTTTAGGACTCCCATTGGTACAAATGCAAGTGGGGTAACTGTGAAGTGGGCTCTATCCCCTAATTTTTCCTCCAGTTCTTTTTCCATAGTTATTATCAGCCTTGCGGTCATAATCTCTGCTTCGTCATTATCTCCTGGAAGGCCCAGGATTGTAGTATACGCTGGGAACCAGTAATTCTTGTTAAAAACGTAAGTTCCATTGAGTAGAACCCAAGGCCATTCCTCTGGTGAAAAGGGCTTCATCTTATTGTTCATTAGCCTGCCTATTATCTCTGGGTCTGCGGTTTCCATTCCAACTTGTATTCCAATCCAATGATTTTCATTTGCACCAACTATCCTAGAAATTTCTTCTATCATCCCGGGAATTGCCAATGCTCCGGCAACCGTTCCATGTGTTGGGTTGACGTTCCTTGTGTACTTTCTTGCCATTTCAAAGAGCTCAATTACAGCTTCTGCATTTGGATAGAAGTTCTTTCTGTCCTCTACCTTGTACAAGAATATGTCCTCGCTGTGTAGCCAGGCATGGTCTATCCCAGCGCTTACGTTAACTTTAATCTCTTCCTCAATTTTGTCCAGAGGAATGAACCTCGCCACCCTCAAATTCGGTTCGCAGAATCTACACCCTCTCCCGCATCCTCTCATAACTTCAACAAGCCCCTTATAAGATGGCGCGACGATTGTGGGGATTTCCTCGATCCTTGGCCATCCTCTTATGAAAATAGTTTCCTCAGCCCCTTCTTCGATTATCTTTTTAAATATCTCGCATACAGCATGTTCTCCCTCACCAATTACTACGTGGTCTATTTTTAGTCTTTCACGCTCTTCTTTTCTGATTTCCAACTGCCATGCTCCGGGACCGCCAACGACTATCTTGAACTTTAAATTTTTCCTTTTCCTAATGGCGTTGAGTCTTCCAACAAGTTCTCTGAATTTAACCGAAGTATAGCTCTTCCACTGCCCTCCGTTGGTAAACATCATTGTTACTGGGCCCAACCCTAAGGGATCCATCTCATAGAGAGCCACTATCTCAGTATTTTCATCTATAAACTGTTCAACCTTCTTTGGATGTGCTACTACAACATCTTCCCGTGAAAAGCATCTTAAGAGTGCCGCTTCAATTTTTCTGAGTCCATAAGGTGCTTGCGTCAGTTTCCCATTTTCATCTGGTAGTTGTGAATCGAGAAGCCTGAACACCCATTTTGGAAGCTTATCATATGGTGCACACCCGAGAAAATCGAGTAGAGGGACGTCATGATATGTGCTCGTCAACGTTTCGTCTGTGGTCAAGACGATCTTTGTCATCGATGTCACCTCCAGCTATGAAAGAATATTTTCATACTTAAGAAAATTACGCAACAAAAAAAGTAAATTTGACAAAATTTTTGTTAGTTTACTGTGGAACTTGCATTTTTCAATCAAAAATACCAAAAAATAATCACACAAACGTTAATAATGATGAAGAAGAAGGAGCTTGAAATAATCCTTTCAAAGCTTGAAGGGTTTGAGAATCCAAAGCCCCACTT
This is a stretch of genomic DNA from Pyrococcus sp. ST04. It encodes these proteins:
- a CDS encoding radical SAM protein — protein: MTKIVLTTDETLTSTYHDVPLLDFLGCAPYDKLPKWVFRLLDSQLPDENGKLTQAPYGLRKIEAALLRCFSREDVVVAHPKKVEQFIDENTEIVALYEMDPLGLGPVTMMFTNGGQWKSYTSVKFRELVGRLNAIRKRKNLKFKIVVGGPGAWQLEIRKEERERLKIDHVVIGEGEHAVCEIFKKIIEEGAEETIFIRGWPRIEEIPTIVAPSYKGLVEVMRGCGRGCRFCEPNLRVARFIPLDKIEEEIKVNVSAGIDHAWLHSEDIFLYKVEDRKNFYPNAEAVIELFEMARKYTRNVNPTHGTVAGALAIPGMIEEISRIVGANENHWIGIQVGMETADPEIIGRLMNNKMKPFSPEEWPWVLLNGTYVFNKNYWFPAYTTILGLPGDNDEAEIMTARLIITMEKELEEKLGDRAHFTVTPLAFVPMGVLKGEEFYRVEDMITYGQFLHLYYAWKHMAREILKGLPKVMRGNPFLIPFFPLARIGVRIVLRQIEKWGKRKGFEVKNLEPLDIKIEVDEHRWEYRPSLAEAY